One Triticum dicoccoides isolate Atlit2015 ecotype Zavitan chromosome 5B, WEW_v2.0, whole genome shotgun sequence genomic window carries:
- the LOC119307132 gene encoding protein FAF-like, chloroplastic: MAVTACAYGHDGGRRPPSMGPFDDDDDRGRHCPIFHDQCCIIHGVVMPPPPPPALPPPPPPLFGLHSGRASSKAAASRHPGLCTEGLGSESSESSGDLDLAGIVADDDDIEDCKTQQQGHSDDDQEETPAPAKARGGQRVFPPPISVIGAAGKPWQYLRAQRGGGRLVLREVRIPSRELLHACREDGRLKLHFAHPEQDDDQECNN, translated from the coding sequence ATGGCCGTCACGGCGTGCGCCTACGGCCACGACGGCGGCCGCCGGCCACCGTCTATGGGTCcgttcgacgacgacgacgaccgaGGCCGCCACTGTCCCATCTTCCACGACCAGTGTTGCATCATCCACGGCGTCGTcatgccgcctccgcctccccctgccctgcctcctccgccgccgccgctcttcggCCTCCATTCGGGCCGCGCCAGCTCCAAGGCGGCAGCGTCCCGCCACCCTGGCCTCTGCACCGAGGGCCTCGGCTCCGAGAGCTCCGAGAGCTCGGGCGACCTCGACCTCGCCGGCATCGTGGCCGACGACGACGACATTGAAGACTGCAAGACTCAGCAGCAGGGGCACTCCGACGACGACCAAGAGGAGACGCCGGCGCCGGCAAAGGCAAGGGGCGGCCAGAGGGTGTTCCCGCCGCCCATATCGGTGATCGGCGCCGCCGGGAAGCCGTGGCAGTACCTGAGGGCGCAGCGTGGGGGCGGCCGGCTggtgctgcgggaggtgaggatacCGTCGCGGGAGCTGCTCCACGCCTGCCGGGAGGACGGCCGCCTCAAGCTCCACTTTGCACACCCGGAGCA